TGTCATCCCTTGTCTGGGATCTCTATCTTGATGGGGACTCAGGGATAGCCTTTGATACAACCTGGGTAGCTTCGGGAACGATGTCCCAGCCCCTGGAAGTTCCCGGAGCGGACGAAACTGTAATACTTCCGCTTGATATCAGTTTCGATGCGGTTCCTCTCATGAGTGATATGGGTGCTCTTGAGTTCATAGACATGGCACTTGCAATAGGGGGTATCGATTCTCACCTAAGAGATAGGGATCATATTGGAAGGATGCTGGTTACAGCTGTTCCTACAATTTCAACACCTTTCGGGCAGATGTCTTATTCCGGTTCACTCAATATAAGCCTTGACTGGGTTGACTGACGAAAAGAGTCTTGCCCTGGAAGTCATGAATTTGTATTATTGACCTCCATTGTAAGGCGGCGTAGCCAAGTGGGAAGGCAGTGGACTGCAAATCCACCATTCATCGGTTCAAATCCGATCGCCGCCTCCATCAATACTATCGATTGGTGAATATGAGGAATATCCATTTATCAATCAGAATATCTCTGCTGGTTATCGCGGTCCTCATGGCTGTATCGGGCTATGTATGGGGTAACCCTGTTGTTATCTGGCAAAAAGCCGCGAATATCTGCCTCGAATGTATTGGTATAGGCTAGTGATATTTGTAAGGGAAAAAACCCGCAGACTGGTTCAGTTCTCATCACTTTTTCTTGCAAATCTTTACGTCAAGGGATGGATCAACGGAACGATCTTTACAGGCAAATCCAAGATGTTCTGTGTTCCCGGACTTCACTGTTATTCGTGCCCTTCGAGTGTTCTTGCATGTCCTGTTGGGTCGGTTCAGAATATTCTTTCAACGGATGGATTTCTGGGAGGCATAGCAACCGGAAGACCTGACGCGGTTATTCTTCTGGGAGTTATCGGTTTTATGCTGGTTTTCGGATTTATAGCCGGTAGATTCGCCTGCGGCTGGATATGTCCTTTCGGGCTTTTGCAGGATCTTATCTATAAAATTCCATCACCGAAAATCAGGATTCCCGTTTCATGGAGAGATGCCAAGTATGCGATCCTTCTTATTTTTGTCGTCATTCTTCCTTTGGCTCTCAGGACTGTAGCAGGCGCAGGGGGCGATCCCTGGTTCTGCAAGGTCATCTGCCCCTCCGGAACACTCACAGCTGGAATACCTCTTGTTCTTCATGATTCCGGTGTTACCCTCCAGACGGGTTTCCTGTTTTCATGGAAAACCGTTGTGCTTGTTCTTATTCTACTATGGTCAGTTACTTCAAAACGGCCCTTCTGCCGTGTTCTCTGTCCTCTGGGTGCATTCTGGGGGCTGGCAGGAAAGGCCTCGGTTTTCAGGATGAGGGTTGATTCGTCATGCGTGAAGTGTGACAAATGCATGTCCGTCTGTCCGGTGGATATCGCTATCTATAAGGAACCGAACTCAGCGGAATGCATCAGGTGCGGCAAATGTATTGATGTGTGTCCTGTGAACGCTATACATCATGACACCCGGAAACGGGGTGGAAGCTGATGGTTGTGTATGAGAAGTTCAGTGATTATCTCTGGATTCCCCTGATTCTGATTTTTCTGTTCCCGATTATCATGTACAGCGGCAGCCATTATACTGTGGATGACAGTCAGGTTATTCAGGGGCCGCTTGTAGTGGGCAGGGAAGCTCTGGACAGCCTTATTTCACTGAACGAAGGGAAACCGATTATTGTGAATTTCTGGGCTGTATGGTGTACTCCATGTGTGGGGGAATTGCCCCACATTGATGAGGTTTACAGATCCATGGAAGGTGATATAGCGGCTATTGCGGTTGATCTGGGTGATCCGGAACTGGAAACTCTGCTGAATTTCCGCGAAGGATTCAAACTCTCAATGCCTGTAGTCTGGCTTAACGAAAGCGATGCAGCACTGTTGAAGGATGAATGGCACCTTTCGAACGTTCTTCCCATAACTGTTGTATTCGATTCGGAGGGTACTGAGATTACAAGGGCGGCCGGAGTAAGGGATGAAAGCTTTTTCAGGAATGCTGTTTCAGGGTCTTTAATGCCGGATACTTCTGATGAACATCATGATGAAGAACTGGAACTGCACATCAACGTTGTGGGATTCTCTGCAGACACTCTTACAGATATACTGATGGACAGGGCTGTTGAGCTTGCAGGTGAGGAAGGCGTGGATTTTTACGACCCATCCATACCATCGGACAGCCTGGAAATCGAAGCGATGCACCTTCCGAATTCCGCATATCCATACGCCCAGCCGTGTATAGGTGCAGCATGCGGAAGGCCTGCGGGAACTCCTGATGAGCTTCAGCAGGTGGTTGAGAATCTGTCCAATTGAGCTCACCCGCTGTTTCAGTTCTGCTACCATTTAAAAACGCGGAAAAGTACCTCGACAGTGCTCTTGCATCAATTGCGGGGCAGACTTTCGGAGATTTTGAAGTGGTACTTGTTAACGATGAATCGGTGGATTCGTCTGTCCGGATTGTGGAAGAATGCTGTTCAAGGGATTCACGGTTCGTACTTGTTAATTCTGCCGGTACCGGACTGGTGGACGCTCTGAATACCGGGTTGGAAAGATGCAGGGGAACCTGGATCGCGAGGATGGATGCGGACGATATCTCACTGCCGGAGCGAATCGAGAAACAGTTACGGCTTGCCGTATCGATGGGATCTCGTACTGTTGTGTCCTGCAAGGTTCACAGTTTCCCTGATGAGGATGTTACCCGTGGCTACAGGCTTTATGAAAACTGGCTGAACAATCTGATAGAGCCTGAAGAGATAGAGAAAAACCTGTTCATAGAAAGCCCTGTGCCTCATCCCAGCGCCTTTTACCATAGACGGAGCATTCTCGCGGAGGGTGGCTATACCGAAAGGGAACTGCCCGAGGATTACGAATTGTGGCTCCGACTATGGAGCAGGGGCTACAGGTTCGCGCGTGTACCTGAAGTTCTACTCAGATGGAGGGACAGGGCAGACAGGCTTTCACGGACCAGCAGAGCTTATTCCCTTACAAGTTTCTACAAGCTCAAGGCGAAGTACCTTGAATATGTACCATGTATGTCCGGTAAAAAAATATTCGTGGCTGGAAGCGGTCAGACAGCCAGGAGGCTGGGAAAATGTCTGCAGGATAACGGATTTTATATTGAAGCTTTCATCGATCCATCAGAGAGCAGGCAGGGAGAGAGGTTGCGTGGGAGACCTGTGAAGGGCGCCGGGGAGTTTTCAGCAAGACCTGACGTGCCTGTAGTAATAGCTTCAAGGCTCCCCGGAGCAAGGAAATCCATAATGGAATTCCTCAGCGGACTGGGCTTTATCGAGTGGAAGAATTTTGTTGCCTGCTCATGAGTTCTGACGTGGGTTTTGTCAAATTGAGTTTTAGGGCTATATTAAACAAAGATCAATTCTCGTTGCTGAAGACACTTTCAATTTTCGGGAGGTAGAAGTTGAAGATCAAACAAGAAATGAAGGGTGATATTCTCCTTATTGCTCTTTCCGGCAAAGTCATCGGTGGCCCTGAGCTTATGGAAGTAAAGGATGTATTCCAGAAAGCTGTTGACCAGGATAAAAAGAAGATCGTTCTTAATCTTGGAAAAGTGAACTGGATGGACAGTTCCGGTCTGGGAGTAATTGTATCCGGCCATACTACCCTTTCAAGAGCAGGCGGAGCTCTTAAAATTCTGAATGCCACGAAGAAAATCCACGAATTGTTCATCATCACAAAACTGATTACGATCTTCGATACATATTCTGATGAACAGAAAGCGTTGGATAGTTTCGGGGAATGACTGTGCGCCCGATAGAGATGCGCTTTCCCAGTGATGCGAATGTGCTTGAACCTCTCCAGCTGATAATCGAAGCTATAGGGAGATCTGCGGAAGTTTCAGAGAATGATCTGTCTTCCCTGTCAATTGCGGTTGTTGAACTGGCTAAGAACGCTATGGAACACGGAAACAGAAACGATCCGGAAAAGACAGTTACTATCAGTTTCAATATCTTACCTAACAGAATCCGGTTTTTGATAGATGATGAGGGAGAATGGGAACCTGAAAAGGCTCTAGGCTTCAATCCGGGAGATGGAGAAGAACTTCTTTCTACAAGGGGGAGAGGAATTCTTATTGCCCGGAACCTTGCCAAATGGGTTGAGTTCGGTCTTACTCCGGAAGGAAAGACGAGGGTTACTCTTATCTGGCCTCTGACCTGAAAGTGAAGCTCATTCCGTGAACAGTTTCACTCTTTCAGTAGTATTCGAAGCCAGGGAACTGCCCGGGGGTATCCGGGATATTCTCAAAACGGACGTTCAGCTTCTTATACCTCCCAGATGGGCCGATGAAATTCAGATCTCTCGATCGGATATACATGTTTCAGACGCTCTGCTTCTTGTAATCAACGGACCACTTTCTCCCGAACTCAGAAGCATCTATTATAATTGCTTCCGGCATAGTATCCCGGTTGCCGGGATATGTTTCATAAAGGAACCGGAGGATGATAACGCGGTTCAGGAACTTGTAAAAAACTCTCTATGCTGGACTTTCTCTTCCGCTAACGAAGGCAGGGAACTCCTTCGTAATCAGGTTCAAGACTGGCTTCGTAGCTTGAACCGGGAATCATTTCCCTATCCTGAGGGCAGAGAACTGCTTGAATCCTACGGTGACATCGATGTGCTTTCCGTAGACAGTGATTCTTTTGATAAAGCAAGAGAAGTTGTAAAACGGCGCGGATTCGTGTGTCTAAGCGGTTCCCTTGGCGCTGGAAAGACAACCATTTCGAGAAAGCTGCTGGTTGAAGCCTCTCTGGACGGTCTTAATCCTATTGAAATAATCACAAGAGACCTGAACTTCAGGGAAGTTGTGCAGCTTCTTACAGGTTCTGAGGACTGTGCTGTTTTCCTTGATATCGATACTCTCAGGAGAATTGTGGATATCTATCCTTCACGTCTGTGGTCAACGATTCTCTCCCTGATTATCAGGGCAACGGAATCCAGGCACAGGCTGATACTGGCGACATCATCTCCGGAGATCACCAGGATTTTTGATTCGTACGATGATGCCCATGTCAAACTCCCGGAACCTTCAACCGATCGAAGATGGAGACTGGAACAGGGCAGGGAGGCTCTGATATGGTTCCGTGAACTGCCTTCCCTCGATAAAGCTGAGCTTCTTCTACTGGCGGCCTTCGACCCTGTTGTTGCCGAAGCGGTATTCAAACGGATTCTCTTCAGGCTTTTAGAAAGGCTCATTGTACAGGAGAACAAGAGGTTTCCATCCAGTGAAGAGCTGGAAGAGTTCTACAGCAGATCCCTTGCCGCCAGAGGCGCAGATCCATTCAGAAGAATATGCGGAAGCGGTGAAGTTTATATCACCGGTAGTGATTCGGTAAGAATGTGGGCCATAGACAGAGGAATTCGCGAGCTTCTTGAGGAAGATGCTCAGGTCATCCGCGCTTTTGTGGATACATTGCTAGGGAGTGAGGAATCGGGCGTTAGAAGGGCCGGGTACTTCCTTGCCGGCTTCTTTAAAAGCCTCTCCGATGAAGTGCGGGCGAAGCTTCTTCTTCACGTCGCATCCGAGAGATCCTGGATCGTTCTCACTGATGTTCTAAACATGCTCCAAAGCTCCGCAGAGCATTCAGATGAGTCGATAATAAGCATGTACAGGATAATGATGGAGAAGGGTGATATAGAAGTAAGAATTGCCTTGGCCGGAACTCTCGGGAGGCAGTGGGTTCTTGAGTCGTCTGCGTTCGGTGATCTGGTGCATTCGGTGATGACTGATCCCGAATCGAGAATAAGGGGGCAGTTCCTTCAGGATCTGACTCTCTGGGGAATGTCAGAGAAAGGCAGGAAGATCTATACAGACTTCCTGGAGGACGATTCTTACTCCGTCCGGCAGGCCCTGATGATGTACATAGGCAGCAAGTTTCCAACTCTTGAAACCAGGGAATTCGACGTGCTGAACGAGGTTCTGGCGGACGGTAATCCAGTGTTGATGACTGCCCTTATTCTGGGACTTCTTGACAGAAAGCTTGAAGGGTTCAACCAGGAATTCAACGACCTTCTTCTGGTTCTTATGGACCGGCTCCCTCCAGGAGGTAAGGGCAGGATGGCCTGGAGGATAGGAGCCAGACTGAGGTATTTCAGCAGTGAAGTGAGGGAATCCATCAGAACCGATCTGTCAGAGGAAGATATTCTTCCAGTCACGCGGTGCATGCTGATGAACTATTCCTCCCTTGATCCGGAGGAGAAAGAGAACCTCTGGGAGCTTATTTACGAACGGATCGCGTTCAGCAGGGCATTCGCCAGCATGGTTCTGCGATACTACACCATCATGGAAACTGAAATAAGAAGAGACCTTCTGATCGCAGTTCTGATCTCCGATCACCATGAGGGAAGGGAGGCTCTCAGCCAGCTTATTTGCCTCGGCAGGACAGATCTTATAGAAGCGTCCGTTGAGCTGATCGAAGGTATAATTGAAGCCTGTGTATTTAAGAAAAGAGCCGCTCTTCCGTTCTTCGTACTCTGGAACAGCAGTGATCTGGGGGATACCGTATCCGATCTGACAGCTGAATTCAGGATGGATTCCTCCTCATATATCCGAAAATCGCTGGTGAATGCGATCCGTGACCTTGGACTCAAGACCGATGATACTTCAGACGTTCTCAGGCAACTGGCGCACGATAAAAAGCGGGTTGTGAGGGCATCTGTCGCCCTTACCCTGGGGGAGTTTGAAAGTGGTGAATCGGAAGATATTGATCCGATTCTGAACGAATTGTTAGATGACAAAGATTCCTATGTACGCCACAGCGCTCTCAGCGGTCTGCTCGAAAACGTTTCCATATCCCCGGAGAAGCTGCTTCCAGTAATGATAAAAGCTTTTGATGATTCTGCCGCAGATGTGCGACTGGAGGCCGTCAGCGGCCTGAGAAAACATCCGGAGCTGTATTCAACGTCGAATATCGATGTGAAGCTAGCTGACAGGTTCGCTGATCCGGATAGAAACGTTCGAATGGAAGTGATAAAACTGATTACCGAAACTCCCGGACTTCTGGCTTCGGAAACCATCAGGAACAGAATGCCTGACATTCTTCTTAACAGGCTCTCAACCGGAAACGCCATATCGGAGGAACTGATTATGGCGAGGAAGATACAGCTTGACCTGCTTCCGGATAGTCCTCCAAATGCTGAGGGTTACGATATAGAGATTTTTTATAGACCGGCAAGAGAAGTGGGAGGGGACTACTACGATTTCTTTCACCTCCCTGATCGTAACCTTGGACTTGCAATTGCCGATGTAACCGGAAAAGGCATCCCGGCAGCGTTGACCATGGCCGGACTGAAGGGTACTCTGAAAGCACATGTTCAAAGTATCTATTCCATCAGCGAGATCATTCAGAAGGTTAATGAATCCTCCGTTCTTGACGAGGGTGATCCTATTATGACCGGTCTTTTCTACGGTGTCCTGGCTCTTGACACGGGCCAGTTGACATACGTTAATGCCGGACATAATCCTCCGCTTCTTGTAAAGAGGAAGGGGAAATCCCGATGGCTTTACAAGGGCGGACTGATTCTGGGTCTTTCTACCGTGGCGGAATACGAGCACGGAACAGTAAAACTTGAATCCGGTGATGTGCTTGTCCTGTACACCGACGGGCTGACGGAAGCCATGAATTCGTCAGGTTTGGAATTCGGCACAGAGAGGCTTAATAAAACTGTTCGGGAAAACCGTGACCTGTCAGCTCAAAAGATCTCAGGCGGGATACTGGATGCTGTTAACTCCCATTCAAAAGGTTCGCCACAGGGTGATGATCAGACTCTAGTGGTCTTAAAATACAGATGAACAGAGTTGTGTTTCTGCTTTCCGACTTTGGAGTATCGGATACATACGTTGCTCAGATGAAGGCTGTGATACTCTCGATGTCCTCAGATCGTATCTCAATAATCGACCTTACGCATGATATAAAGGCTGGTTCAGTAACCGAAGGCGCTTTCCATCTTTACGTTTCCCGGAAAGTTATCCCGGCCGGTTCAGTAGTAGTAGCAGTGGTTGATCCGGGAGTGGGGACGGTTCGCGGGGGAGTGGTCTGCGAAGTGGAGGGCACTCACTATGTCGGGCCTGATAATGGTCTTTTCGGCCTTCTTCCCTCAGGCAATTGCTGGAGGCTGCCTGATCATCCTGGTGGATCCAGCAATACGTTTCATGGAAGGGATGTTTTCGCTCCGGCAGGCGCGAGGTTGATTCTCGATCCCGGATGGGTGCAATATCTGGAACCGGTTGATACTGAAAAACTTGTTCCATTAGAAATTGAGACACCTTCTCGGAACGACGACGGGCTGAAAGTAACTGTTGCTCATATAGACAGATTCGGTAATGCTGTTCTCTGGTTATCCACATCCGCCGCATGTGGATTTCATCCATCTGAACTGCGGCTTCCCGACGGCAGGATCGAATCCATAAAAGAGGTTTCAACTTACGCTGATAATCCTGGTATTCTATATCTTCAGGGCAGTCAAGGCTTTATGGAAATCGCTGTAAGTCGCGGAAGTGCTTCCGAACTTCTGGGACTGACCATAGGGAACAGGATTTTGCTTAGGGAGCGAAAAAGATGAAATACATAAGTTTGCTGCTGCACATGTATCAGCCGCCTACACAGGATATTCGTCTGGTGGCGGAGATTGACGCGGAATGCTATAAGCCTCTTACAGAATTGCTTGTTCGATCCGGAGCCAGAGTAGCGGTAAATATTAATTACTCTCTTACGGAGCAGCTCGAGAAACTGGAATCCGTATCCCTTGAGCATCTCGCTGCCGCTGCAAATCTGGAATTCACTGATTCAGGGGCTTATCACCCCATATTTCCACTGATAGAAGAAGATGATGTAAGAAGACAGCTGAAGCTGAACAGAGAAGGGAACCGCCGGCTACTGGGAAGCAACTACAATCCATCAGGTGTTTTTCCCCCCGAAATGGCCTATTCTCCCTCACTTCCATCGATATTCAGCAGTATGAACTACAACTGGACAGTAACGGATGACATTCCCTGGACCTGGACGGGCAGAAGTGTTCCCTGCAGAACTATTCTCAGCGTGGGTGATGTAGCCGTACTTCTAAGAAGCAATTTCTGGAGCAACCGGATATCCTTTCACGGAGAGGATGGTTCGGGAATGGCTGAGGAGATAGTAGCCGGCATGCATCAGTGGACAGGCGATGAGGATGCCTATATCCTGATAGCAATGGATGGCGAAACTTACGGTCATCACAGAAAAGGAACCATCGAAAGATTCCTTGCTCCTTTCCTTGAGGCTTTTCAGAATATGGATGATGCAGTCATAGTAAATCCGGGAGAGCTGCTTAAAAGATTTCCATCCGTATCGGCCGATGTTCCATCCGGAAGCTGGTCAACAACTCCCGGAGACCTCGATGCAGGTAAGCCATGGCCTCTCTGGGAAGATCCTGACAACCGGATTCATGTGCGATTAAGGAAGTTGCTTCAAAATGTCAGTGATATTTCAAAACAGTATAAATCGGGCAGGGTTGCCTCACTGGCCGATAAAATGTTATACTCGTGCCCGTTTTGGTGGGCTTCTGAAGGCAGATTCAATTCTATACAGATCCGCCGCGGTTTGCTTACTATTTTGGAAACAGCTCAGGCGATATATGCCGAAAACGGTGATCGAGAAATGATGGACAGAATCATGACCTCCGCCTGCAGTATCCCGGTGATAACCGGAGAGGATGCTTCGAATGCCTAAGAAAGAAAGAACTTTTGCAGCTAAGCTGGCTCACGAAGCCAGGACACTTCATCAGGATGAATGCCCGGTATGCGGCAAGGAAAGGATACCCATGGTACTTTACGCCGCCATATACAGTGACGAAGGACACTGGCGTCCGCAGAGACGCAGGGTCAAGCTGTGTGACTGCAATAGAAAAGAAATTTACGGGTAAACTGGTTCTGTATGGAGATTGAGGGGGTTTTTTTTCTTACTGCCGGTTACGGCAGGAGGGATGAGCCCCTTTCTCTTATTCATCCCAAAGCCCTTCTTCCATACGGAGAAACATCTATTTTGGGAAGGCTTGCCAGGCAGATTCGTGTTTTGTGTCCTGGTATAGTCAGAATAAACGCTTCCAGATGTCCTGAAGCATTGCTGAGGGAAATATCGGAAGTCTGGCAGGAAGAAATGTGCGAATTATATTTCGAGGAAAGGCCGATGGGTGTATCAGCAACGCTGGCGCGGCATACTGATACAATTAGCAGTGGAACCTGGATGAT
This portion of the Candidatus Aegiribacteria sp. genome encodes:
- a CDS encoding SAM-dependent chlorinase/fluorinase, producing the protein MNRVVFLLSDFGVSDTYVAQMKAVILSMSSDRISIIDLTHDIKAGSVTEGAFHLYVSRKVIPAGSVVVAVVDPGVGTVRGGVVCEVEGTHYVGPDNGLFGLLPSGNCWRLPDHPGGSSNTFHGRDVFAPAGARLILDPGWVQYLEPVDTEKLVPLEIETPSRNDDGLKVTVAHIDRFGNAVLWLSTSAACGFHPSELRLPDGRIESIKEVSTYADNPGILYLQGSQGFMEIAVSRGSASELLGLTIGNRILLRERKR
- a CDS encoding 4Fe-4S binding protein: MYWYRLVIFVREKTRRLVQFSSLFLANLYVKGWINGTIFTGKSKMFCVPGLHCYSCPSSVLACPVGSVQNILSTDGFLGGIATGRPDAVILLGVIGFMLVFGFIAGRFACGWICPFGLLQDLIYKIPSPKIRIPVSWRDAKYAILLIFVVILPLALRTVAGAGGDPWFCKVICPSGTLTAGIPLVLHDSGVTLQTGFLFSWKTVVLVLILLWSVTSKRPFCRVLCPLGAFWGLAGKASVFRMRVDSSCVKCDKCMSVCPVDIAIYKEPNSAECIRCGKCIDVCPVNAIHHDTRKRGGS
- a CDS encoding glycosyltransferase, which codes for MSSPAVSVLLPFKNAEKYLDSALASIAGQTFGDFEVVLVNDESVDSSVRIVEECCSRDSRFVLVNSAGTGLVDALNTGLERCRGTWIARMDADDISLPERIEKQLRLAVSMGSRTVVSCKVHSFPDEDVTRGYRLYENWLNNLIEPEEIEKNLFIESPVPHPSAFYHRRSILAEGGYTERELPEDYELWLRLWSRGYRFARVPEVLLRWRDRADRLSRTSRAYSLTSFYKLKAKYLEYVPCMSGKKIFVAGSGQTARRLGKCLQDNGFYIEAFIDPSESRQGERLRGRPVKGAGEFSARPDVPVVIASRLPGARKSIMEFLSGLGFIEWKNFVACS
- a CDS encoding STAS domain-containing protein, giving the protein MKIKQEMKGDILLIALSGKVIGGPELMEVKDVFQKAVDQDKKKIVLNLGKVNWMDSSGLGVIVSGHTTLSRAGGALKILNATKKIHELFIITKLITIFDTYSDEQKALDSFGE
- a CDS encoding ATP-binding protein, coding for MTVRPIEMRFPSDANVLEPLQLIIEAIGRSAEVSENDLSSLSIAVVELAKNAMEHGNRNDPEKTVTISFNILPNRIRFLIDDEGEWEPEKALGFNPGDGEELLSTRGRGILIARNLAKWVEFGLTPEGKTRVTLIWPLT
- a CDS encoding SpoIIE family protein phosphatase, with protein sequence MNSFTLSVVFEARELPGGIRDILKTDVQLLIPPRWADEIQISRSDIHVSDALLLVINGPLSPELRSIYYNCFRHSIPVAGICFIKEPEDDNAVQELVKNSLCWTFSSANEGRELLRNQVQDWLRSLNRESFPYPEGRELLESYGDIDVLSVDSDSFDKAREVVKRRGFVCLSGSLGAGKTTISRKLLVEASLDGLNPIEIITRDLNFREVVQLLTGSEDCAVFLDIDTLRRIVDIYPSRLWSTILSLIIRATESRHRLILATSSPEITRIFDSYDDAHVKLPEPSTDRRWRLEQGREALIWFRELPSLDKAELLLLAAFDPVVAEAVFKRILFRLLERLIVQENKRFPSSEELEEFYSRSLAARGADPFRRICGSGEVYITGSDSVRMWAIDRGIRELLEEDAQVIRAFVDTLLGSEESGVRRAGYFLAGFFKSLSDEVRAKLLLHVASERSWIVLTDVLNMLQSSAEHSDESIISMYRIMMEKGDIEVRIALAGTLGRQWVLESSAFGDLVHSVMTDPESRIRGQFLQDLTLWGMSEKGRKIYTDFLEDDSYSVRQALMMYIGSKFPTLETREFDVLNEVLADGNPVLMTALILGLLDRKLEGFNQEFNDLLLVLMDRLPPGGKGRMAWRIGARLRYFSSEVRESIRTDLSEEDILPVTRCMLMNYSSLDPEEKENLWELIYERIAFSRAFASMVLRYYTIMETEIRRDLLIAVLISDHHEGREALSQLICLGRTDLIEASVELIEGIIEACVFKKRAALPFFVLWNSSDLGDTVSDLTAEFRMDSSSYIRKSLVNAIRDLGLKTDDTSDVLRQLAHDKKRVVRASVALTLGEFESGESEDIDPILNELLDDKDSYVRHSALSGLLENVSISPEKLLPVMIKAFDDSAADVRLEAVSGLRKHPELYSTSNIDVKLADRFADPDRNVRMEVIKLITETPGLLASETIRNRMPDILLNRLSTGNAISEELIMARKIQLDLLPDSPPNAEGYDIEIFYRPAREVGGDYYDFFHLPDRNLGLAIADVTGKGIPAALTMAGLKGTLKAHVQSIYSISEIIQKVNESSVLDEGDPIMTGLFYGVLALDTGQLTYVNAGHNPPLLVKRKGKSRWLYKGGLILGLSTVAEYEHGTVKLESGDVLVLYTDGLTEAMNSSGLEFGTERLNKTVRENRDLSAQKISGGILDAVNSHSKGSPQGDDQTLVVLKYR
- a CDS encoding redoxin domain-containing protein; the protein is MVVYEKFSDYLWIPLILIFLFPIIMYSGSHYTVDDSQVIQGPLVVGREALDSLISLNEGKPIIVNFWAVWCTPCVGELPHIDEVYRSMEGDIAAIAVDLGDPELETLLNFREGFKLSMPVVWLNESDAALLKDEWHLSNVLPITVVFDSEGTEITRAAGVRDESFFRNAVSGSLMPDTSDEHHDEELELHINVVGFSADTLTDILMDRAVELAGEEGVDFYDPSIPSDSLEIEAMHLPNSAYPYAQPCIGAACGRPAGTPDELQQVVENLSN